Proteins from a single region of Chitinibacter bivalviorum:
- the ptsP gene encoding phosphoenolpyruvate--protein phosphotransferase codes for MSISLHGLGVGGGIAIGHAHLVSQADIEIVHYLIPAEGLAAELQRFDDAIRNTRKELEMLWGSIPDNAPAELGAFLSLHIMLLNDHTLSKEPRHIIEQQRCNAEWAVKQQLDVLLAQFDEIEEEYLRERRTDVIQVTERVFKALAGHEHGNHAPSCGGDDCILVAHDLSPADMVLFKDTNYKAFITDVGGLTSHTAILARSLDLPSVLALRNAREIIREQELIIVDGIKGCVIIDPDAAILAEYQFRQSEWLIKQAKLQDIRTQAAVTLDGTKVELTANIELPEDCELALENSASGIGLFRSEFLFLKEDDLPTEEEQFEAYRQVALAMQDKPVIIRTIDLGKDKIPSWQSEREAPNPALGLTGIRLCMAEPQMFRTQLRALLRASAFGKIKLLIPMLSALSEVKQTRLHLEDIKAQLREEGIAFDEHIQLGGMIEVPAAAMAVGAFLNHLDFISIGTNDLIQYSLAVDRNDDAVSHLYDPLNPGVLHLLKHIISTADKMGKPASMCGEMAGDPSLSRLLLGLGLRRFSMLPIQLLKVKQQLLTAEMGRIKPIVSKMLKADDEDQLRVLLQQLNN; via the coding sequence ATGAGTATTAGCCTACATGGTTTAGGGGTCGGTGGCGGTATTGCCATCGGTCATGCCCATTTGGTGTCGCAAGCCGATATCGAGATTGTGCATTACCTCATTCCCGCCGAAGGTTTGGCCGCGGAGTTGCAGCGCTTTGATGACGCGATTCGCAATACCCGCAAAGAATTAGAAATGCTGTGGGGGAGTATTCCCGATAATGCCCCCGCCGAGTTAGGTGCATTTTTGAGCTTGCACATCATGCTGCTCAACGACCATACCCTATCCAAAGAGCCTCGCCATATTATCGAGCAGCAACGCTGCAATGCTGAATGGGCGGTGAAGCAACAGCTTGATGTATTACTCGCGCAATTTGACGAGATCGAAGAAGAATATCTGCGTGAACGTCGTACCGACGTCATTCAGGTCACCGAGCGCGTATTCAAAGCGCTGGCTGGGCATGAACACGGTAACCACGCCCCGAGTTGTGGCGGTGACGACTGCATTTTGGTGGCGCATGATTTATCCCCTGCCGATATGGTCTTGTTCAAAGACACCAATTACAAAGCCTTTATTACCGATGTGGGCGGCTTAACATCGCATACGGCCATTTTGGCGCGTAGCCTTGATTTGCCCTCAGTTTTGGCGCTGCGCAATGCCCGCGAGATTATCCGCGAGCAAGAGCTGATTATTGTGGATGGCATCAAGGGTTGCGTCATTATTGATCCTGATGCCGCCATTTTGGCCGAATATCAGTTCCGTCAGTCTGAATGGCTGATCAAGCAGGCCAAACTGCAAGATATCCGAACCCAAGCAGCAGTCACGCTCGATGGCACTAAGGTTGAGCTGACCGCCAATATCGAGCTGCCGGAAGACTGCGAATTGGCGCTGGAAAACAGCGCCAGCGGGATTGGTTTGTTCCGCTCCGAGTTTTTATTCCTGAAAGAAGACGATCTGCCGACCGAAGAAGAGCAGTTCGAAGCTTATCGCCAAGTTGCGCTGGCGATGCAGGATAAGCCCGTCATTATCCGTACTATCGACTTGGGCAAAGATAAAATTCCGTCGTGGCAATCGGAACGCGAGGCACCCAATCCTGCGTTGGGCTTGACGGGTATTCGACTATGCATGGCCGAGCCGCAAATGTTCCGTACCCAATTGCGCGCACTGCTGCGTGCATCAGCATTTGGCAAAATCAAATTGCTGATTCCGATGCTCTCGGCGCTGAGTGAAGTGAAGCAGACGCGCTTGCATCTGGAAGACATCAAGGCGCAATTGCGTGAAGAAGGCATTGCCTTTGATGAACATATTCAGCTCGGCGGAATGATCGAAGTACCCGCGGCCGCGATGGCGGTGGGCGCTTTTCTCAATCATCTTGATTTTATATCGATTGGTACCAATGACTTGATCCAGTATTCATTGGCCGTCGATCGCAATGATGATGCCGTGAGCCATTTATACGATCCACTCAATCCGGGTGTTTTGCATTTGCTCAAGCACATTATTAGCACCGCCGACAAAATGGGCAAACCCGCGTCAATGTGCGGAGAAATGGCGGGTGATCCGAGCTTATCCAGGTTGCTGCTGGGCTTGGGCTTGCGACGCTTTTCGATGTTGCCTATTCAGTTATTGAAAGTG
- a CDS encoding HPr family phosphocarrier protein — translation MPQQEVEIVNKLGLHARASSKFTQLASQFQCEVWVSRNQKRVNAKSIMGVMMLAAGKGSKIIIDTSNAPDEQAALDALTALVADKFGEGE, via the coding sequence ATGCCGCAACAAGAAGTCGAAATCGTCAATAAATTAGGTTTGCACGCTCGCGCATCAAGTAAATTTACGCAGCTGGCGAGCCAGTTTCAGTGTGAAGTCTGGGTCAGTCGCAATCAAAAACGCGTTAACGCCAAATCGATTATGGGCGTGATGATGCTGGCGGCGGGCAAAGGTAGCAAAATCATTATCGACACCAGCAATGCGCCTGATGAACAGGCTGCACTGGATGCATTGACTGCTTTGGTGGCAGACAAGTTTGGTGAAGGCGAATAA